gaaataaaatcacattCACAACTCGAGGAAATTGATTGGTTTTTCGTCCAATCATATACTATTTAAGTACCAGAATGCATTGCCTTGTGTTGGTGTGacggaagaaagaaacaagaacAAACCTGTAGAGAATATGACATTTTAAACGAATGCCGAGTCGCGATATTTATACAACAAATAGGTTGGTTTTTTCATTGATTAAATTCATACAATATTGATGTACAGCTTCAACAACTTCTTCCAAAATGCTACAAATGATAAATAGCCTTTAAGTAACAATGAGTTTATAAAAAGCTTCACATCCAAtaaggagaaataaaaatgttttctacTCGATGGAGTCGCCTGGTGTATTACGATAAGGTGtgaaataacacacacacacatttacgtATGCTGTATTCACTTGACGTGGTACTTTCACCAATAATACACCAGTAATGGGGAATTAATCTCAAAGCTTCATTTGACATTAAACTCACTTGTCCCACAGGTCAACGCAAAAGCGGAAAGAGACACAGTTCTTTCGTTTCCACCATTCCGAGAGTACATTTGCATTCACTAGAGCACACAAAACCGAAACATGAGTGGTCAAAAAATCCTCCACAGTCAGCATATCGGGCCGGAGAGAACGAACGCCATTGAGCTCGGCTGAACGAGCGAGAGAATGCTGTCTACTACTACACTGCTGCCACAACCAACCGGGGAGCGGTGGTCGTAAAGCAGAAACTGTAAATATTGTATTGTATTTTCAAAACCCCGCTCTGACCTACTGAGAAACATCCACAATGTGGATCATGGCCGGATATGCAATACATAATGTTGCGTTCGGTTCGTAGCGCAGGCAGCGGAGGACAGAGAAAAGCCAAAGCATGAAAGCATGGTACTACGGGTCCACCGATCGgtttttgagtgtgtgtttacatCGTGAACGGATAGGTCCACGGCGTGGACCTACCCTTGACGGAAGacacactctctctcccttacgctatttttttttgtcttgtttatttcgctttttttccttcttctgcttcatttTACGGAAGGCCATATCATACACATATCTACAACACAATATACAACAGACACATTCGCTCCCTTCCACGATAGTGGCGTAGCGATGTAAGGAAGAAGGACAGCACGGCGAGGTCATTGCGATGTGCTGTAACTTTCGTAATCGATCGAAATTATCGTGTTCCTCGTGGtgtgtagagaaaaaaaaaaccagaccaAGCAACATGTCAATAATAGTAATGTAATCAAATCAGAAATATTATTCCACCCGATTCGGTAGCTCGGAAGGaaatgttgtttcttttcgggTGATAGTCATGATAACCGGATGATAAAAGTCGCAAACTACAATTCCTTAGTTCAAATAGAGTAATTTATTTCGGTGCACCTTGTGCAGCATCAATCGTGAGTTGATGACAAAACAGAGACATTTCCGTTGCGGAAGACAGATTCAATGTTTTGGCTTCTTATAATTTTTGAGTCTCAACGGTTTCCTTTCAAATGCCTTTGCACCCAGATTCTGAGGAATGAATTGCTCTTTTCTCGATTGCATTCACAGAAGCGAAGCTGTTGCGAACGAAATTGTtaactgttttgttgttgcagaaCAAATACATTATTTAGCGCAAATCTTTATCGTATTGCGATGCTGATGTAGCCATAACATGGCTTTtcggtaaaacaaaacaacattcttACGTTGTCGCTTTTCCATCAATCTCTTAAGTAACGTAAACGCTAACAcagttttcctttctctcttttttctacCTGCAACTTAACACTAGaacgatgatgaaaatgttcttCTACAACAGTTACAGAGTACATCAGTTAAAAGTAATAAGATTCTTCATTAATGTCAATGATGAAAGCACTAACTTAAGCAAATTATGAGCAAATCGTTAAGTAATTGTCTTAGTTATTTTTCTTGGCCAGATGGCACAATTATGCTTTTGCTTCATCGTATTTTGATTCAATTTAGAGTACTGTGCAAgtgaatgaaataattaagtTTAACCTTTGCACAACATTGATTTTTTGTACGAtagtaatgaaaaatataaaacttgATGCGAGAGTAGTAGTTTAAAAAACCGAACCAAGATATACAGGACAcacggttttgttgtttagattgtttaaaacaaagaaaattagACAAACGATTTGTGAAcatatcattaaaaaaaacttatgttTAAAGGCTATTTCTACCATTGATTGTACGGCAAGGACTGTTTAAAATATAGTTCAGATTGAAAATTACTAATGAAATTACTATTGGTCATGGATGAGATTCGCCACGGTTGTtacataatttatgcaaaCTACATTACCATTTTTACCAAGGATTCttactctgagatttttagaatgATTTgcaaaatgcatttaaatgcTCTCATATGGAGGACGGTGCTGAATGCTCGTCACACGTGTTGCGCGGAAGCGATGGataaaaacagaataaaaagtttaatttaaaaaaaagtatccctATTCTTGCTGCTCTTTCGATAATGGTACAAATTAAGAAATAGTCATGTTGTATATCCTAAACGAACACATTACCATCGATGTCTTTTCGCTCACAACAACAGCGTTGTGTTTATCAGGAGGCAAAATCAATACGCCCAATCATTTACACCACCGGATGGCGATATCCTGCTGAAGTATTGTCATCAATAGAGACCGTTGTCCCGCTCTGGTATGATCTACTCATCCACATCGGCCTCCTCCTTGGCAGTCATGAACATTTTCTGGCAAAATTGCGTTACCCGCGCGAGTGCGTCGGTGAACGCTTTTGGCTTATTCTTCCAAGCCACACCGATGTAGTACACCGGAATACCGGCAAGTGTCAGTGCTACACCCATGCCAACTTCATACGGTGCCACATAGCATGGTACGATCAGTAAAAAGGCGCAGATAATGACAAACACCGTCGGCACCCACAGTGGTACCCGTATTGGTCGATGAATGTCCGGCCGGGTGTAGCGGAAGTATAGGACCGCACTGACGGACAGCATGATGAAGAACGATTCGACGATACTGCTGTAGGTGATAAGGACATACACGTCGCTGATAAACAGATACAATAGCGATAGTGCGCACTGTAAAGACAGCgggaagagagagaaatgGGCACGCAATCAACACAAACGGTTCAAAATTATATGCGAGTAAGGGTATAAGGACGAGGAACAATGCTACTCGCTAATGTGTTCCAAATTTCTAGGGGATACACAGTATGCTCACCAGAAACACGAGTGACGGCATTGGCGTGAAGCGGTTCACATTGATATGGGACAGAATTTCGGGCATGTGACCATTGCGAGCACCCACGAAGCACATGCGGGACGATGTCATAATGTGCACCGAAAGCCCTCCGAACGCGGCTATCGCCACCAGGATAGGCATCACGAACGCACCATAGCTCATGGCACGCTGGGCAAACGTCTACGGGATCAGGAGTACCATGCACCAATCGAACCAatagaagagaagagaaagaaaaaagcgatATCAAAATCACAAGACATAAGTCGCGCTCAATCATTACGCTACAGTTAAGGTTCCTTACAATCCAACAAAGATGTAAGAAGCAACAGATCAACCGTACAACTAATACGTATATATCAGCGACAGTTGTTAAACGGGGGAATTGAAGATCAACAAACTAAACTTACCACGGCAATGGCATCGGAAGCCAAAATAGCTTGAGGCGTCAGGACGGCCACATACGCCATATTTGCCAACACATAGATGGCGGTCACCAGGGGCAGGGAAATATAAATCGCCCGGGGCAGATTCTTGTACGGATCACGCAATTCTTCGGTCATGAAGTTGAGGTAGTTCCTACAGGTTGAAGGAGATTTGGGTCGAGATTATTGCGATGAAAATTCACATGATACAGGGAGAGACGGCGCTTACGGCATTCAAATAGCCCGGccttagcacacacacacactcaccagcCAGCGTAGGAGAAGATGCCGGAGTAGAAGGCAACCGAGATTTTGCCCGGATCGGTTTCCGTACCGTCGAACGCGTTCTCAAAATTGTCCATACCACCGTCGGCCACCGCCATCCACACGACGCCAACCACTATCACCAGCACCAGTGCACCGATCTTGGTGAACATGAACACGTTTTGCATCTTAGTCGTCACCCGCACGTCGTAGGCGTTGATGTAGGTAAGGGCGCAGATTGTGACGGCAGCAAACAACTGTAGTCCTATCGTTGGAACCGAGCAACCGGCTGCGAACAGTGGTTGGAACACGTAGCTTGCAAACGTGAGCCCCATGATCGCATTTGTGCTTGGGCTGCACAAGTAGATGCAGTAGGACGTTGACCAATTGCAAAAAGTGTCcagcgcaaaaacaaaatccgaCACCCGAATGCAAGGAGGACGTCCAGGAGcagaaggagaaaaataaaaaaaatccattattACGGCCAACAACGACTGCCACTGACGTTTCGTTTAGGGTCAACGATAGCGGTAGGATTTTCTGACACACGATCTTCTGATGTCAGAATTCAactcgcacgcacacacttacacaaatATCACTGTAGCGTCCCAAAGGTACAGAAACGCCGGAAGTGGCCCGTAAGCTTCGTAGATGTAAGCGTAATCTCCACCCGATTTGGGAATGGCCGTCCCTAGCTCGGCATAGCAGAGGGCACCGATCATCGACAACACGCCACACAACACCCATATCACCAGAGACGTACCGACCGACCCAACCTCCTGCAGCACACCCTTCGGTGAAATGAAGATACCCGAGCCAAGGATAATGCCCAAAATGATGGCGACACCTTCCAGCAGCCCGAGTGATTGCTTCATTTTCACCTTATCTTGGTGGTCCAGGTCGGACGAGGACGCTTTATTGGCCGATGCCATCGTCCCCGGCCCATCTTCCGTGATGGAACCGAAATCGGTTGCGACCGAACCAACGCTAGGCGACACCAGATTGTCTTCCGTCGGAGAGTGCAGCTCCAACACTGCGTTCCGTTGCTTCAGCGGCATCGTGCGGACAACTCACGGGGGACACTATTATTTGCAGGCTCGCGATACTTCGccagagggagaaaaaaatgaaaataaatgtattaacaacaaaaactaaagACACAAACAATACACGCAGGGTACAACTAATCAAGACAGGTTGTGTTTTTGCGTAGTGTGTAAAAATGGCAGAAGAGGAAGGAAGCGCAACTGTTACACTATACATTCGGTGCAAGAATTCAGACGTGGAACGGTGCTGTTATGGACAAGCATCAGACAAATGTTGACAAAACATCGTAACGGACCGCAAACAAACCTTTTCCCCAACTAGGCACAATTCTGAAACTGCAAAAAATCCACCGAAAGTTACACTTTTCACAAATGTGCCCATACATCACCAGCGCATAGTGTTTACCAGGACAACGTCAAACACTTTCTGCGCTGTTTCATCCCGCTGCGTCCATGAACACGCACCGAAAGCTCAAATTCCGGCAGTTAATTTGATAATTGCTCGCTAATCTTAGGTCTTCCGAGAGGATCGCGCTAGATCAATGGTGAGAGCTCGCAGCAGAACACATAAAACCGAACGATTCTAGCGGACCTCGACCTTCTGTTTGAActgtacataaaaaaaacctcttccTGTCTCGTGTCAACCCTTAGAGGGGTGCTGTCCTTGTACACCATTATGCCTTATCGGCTGTATGGCTTGTAGGCGATTGAACACTTGGCAGCGAACGTACTACAGAACGTAAAACCCGGTAGCTGCGACGCTAACTGACGCTTTCAACGCGGATGTACCGGCTGACAGAAGCGaaaatgataatatttttgaaacactCAGTATCTGCCACCTTTACACGTGAGAAGTATCGTTCACACTGTAACTGCGAGTGAAACGGTAAGTCCGACGTACCGGTAACTGCATCCCACCAGTAGCAAGACAGCAGACAGGCGCTGAAAAACATTATTGAGTTTCACCATTAAAGGGTGCTAAACAGAAAGATGACAATGTTTGTTTCTACAGCTGATTTCTATCTAATTGATATGATCAAACTTCACCCTACCCAGAAACGGACACGATCGATCGGGTGGGAATCGATGCAATGAGGAATGAGGTTCGTTTGATGTCTATCGTTTCAATTGCGACATCAGCCTAAGGCCTCGTGGTGGAACATTgtagcaactttttttttatgtcagCTTAGAATTTAGTACACTCCACACTCACTCAAGAAGACGTTGACCACTTTCTCAGTAGACAAAGCATGACAGTCGGCGGCAACAATCTCTGCGAGTAAACATACTTCATGCGCAGTGAAGCAGTAAGTGAGAACATTCAAGGTCTTCCAACATTCGGATTCGGTAGGATGGCACACTGcgggaaaggggggggggggggggtggtgcTAATTGCATCCCCATTGAATCCAGAGACAATTTCTATTTGCCACATAATTTGGCGAGTCAACTGATAATTTGGTTATCGCTCGGTAGCTAACGAGTGGTACTGAGGGGAATGAATGGCAGGACGCTAAGATTGTTTATGGGTCAAAGAGAATTCCGT
This genomic window from Anopheles maculipalpis chromosome 2RL, idAnoMacuDA_375_x, whole genome shotgun sequence contains:
- the LOC126557709 gene encoding Y+L amino acid transporter 2; this encodes MPLKQRNAVLELHSPTEDNLVSPSVGSVATDFGSITEDGPGTMASANKASSSDLDHQDKVKMKQSLGLLEGVAIILGIILGSGIFISPKGVLQEVGSVGTSLVIWVLCGVLSMIGALCYAELGTAIPKSGGDYAYIYEAYGPLPAFLYLWDATVIFVPSTNAIMGLTFASYVFQPLFAAGCSVPTIGLQLFAAVTICALTYINAYDVRVTTKMQNVFMFTKIGALVLVIVVGVVWMAVADGGMDNFENAFDGTETDPGKISVAFYSGIFSYAGWNYLNFMTEELRDPYKNLPRAIYISLPLVTAIYVLANMAYVAVLTPQAILASDAIAVTFAQRAMSYGAFVMPILVAIAAFGGLSVHIMTSSRMCFVGARNGHMPEILSHINVNRFTPMPSLVFLCALSLLYLFISDVYVLITYSSIVESFFIMLSVSAVLYFRYTRPDIHRPIRVPLWVPTVFVIICAFLLIVPCYVAPYEVGMGVALTLAGIPVYYIGVAWKNKPKAFTDALARVTQFCQKMFMTAKEEADVDE